One stretch of Prunus persica cultivar Lovell chromosome G1, Prunus_persica_NCBIv2, whole genome shotgun sequence DNA includes these proteins:
- the LOC18789510 gene encoding EG45-like domain containing protein: MRLLVLSIVLSLLCREAKLVLGDIGTATSYRPPYIPTGCFGNQQDQFPPGNLFVAVSEGLWDNGAACGRRYRLRCLSGHKKPCKGGATVDVKVVDLCRRSPCPSTIAMSTDAFAAISRSPSTKINVEYIQI; the protein is encoded by the exons ATGAGGCTCCTAGTCTTGTCCATAGTGTTAAGCTTATTGTGCAGAGAAGCAAAGCTAGTTTTGGGTGATATCGGCACGGCAACTTCTTATCGTCCTCCTTATATAC CTACAGGGTGCTTCGGAAACCAGCAAGACCAGTTCCCTCCAGGGAACCTGTTTGTGGCGGTGAGTGAAGGGTTATGGGACAATGGTGCCGCCTGTGGAAGGCGGTATAGACTGAGGTGCCTGAGTGGCCATAAAAAGCCTTGCAAGGGTGGTGCTACTGTGGACGTGAAGGTGGTGGATCTTTGCCGAAGATCACCTTGCCCTTCTACCATAGCCATGTCAACTGATGCTTTTGCAGCCATCTCACGTTCTCcttcaacaaaaatcaatGTTGAATATATCCA GATATGA
- the LOC18788115 gene encoding uncharacterized protein At2g34160, protein MDGVTEGVNNLQITDSSYNNKKNRIQVSNTKKPLFFYVNLAKRYMEQNNEVELSALGMAIATVVTIAEILKNNGLAFEKKITTSTIDMREDAGGRPIQKAKIEILLGKSEKFDEIMAADAAAAAVAAEEALEYEQS, encoded by the exons ATGGATGGTGTCACAGAGGGAGTGAACAACTTGCAGATCACGGACTCATCAtacaacaacaagaagaatcGCATCCAAGTCTCAAATACCAAAAAGCCCCTCTTCTTCTATGTCAATCTTGCCAAG AGGTACATGGAGCAGAACAATGAGGTGGAGCTCTCTGCCCTTGGAATGG CTATTGCTACTGTTGTTACCATTGCTGAGATTCTGAAGAACAATGGATTGGCTTTCGAGAAAA AGATCACGACTTCTACAATTGACATGAGGGAGGATGCAGGGGGGCGGCCAATTCAAAAGGCAAAG ATTGAAATACTGCTAGGAAAGTCTGAGAAGTTTGACGAGATAATGGCCGctgatgctgctgctgctgctgttgctgcaGAGGAAGCCCTTGAGTATGAGCAGAGTTGA
- the LOC18792199 gene encoding adenine nucleotide transporter BT1, chloroplastic/mitochondrial, translating to MGRKQIQLFDDKSDGFFSVCNLGFQWSPQEGAYHPGGLFASVSQVGMGFGVSADPPNPRGNGGVKLPYADLYMKYVEGIKNFGVQEEKGEVKKKKGGLKLKVKIANPSLRRLISGAIAGAVSRTAVAPLETIRTHLMVGSSGNSTTEVFNNIMKTDGWKGLFRGNLVNVIRVAPSKAIELFAYDTVNKRLSPKPGEQPKLPIPASLIAGACAGVSSTICTYPLELLKTRLTIQRGVYDGLLDAFLKIVREEGPAELYRGLAPSLIGVIPYAATNYFAYDTLRKAYRKFLKQENIGNIETLLIGSAAGAISSTATFPLEVARKHMQVGALGGRQYTNMLHALASILEHEGVQGLYRGLGPSCMKLVPAAGISFMCYEACKRILVEDKEEA from the exons ATGGGTAGGAAGCAAATTCAACTTTTCGATGATAAAAGTGATGGGTTTTTCTCTGTTTGCAATTTGGGATTTCAATGGAGCCCCCAAGAAGGGGCTTATCATCCTGGAGGCTTATTTGCTAGCGTTAGCCAAGTGGGAATGGGATTTGGTGTCTCAGCAGACCCTCCGAATCCACGCGGGAATGGAGGCGTGAAGCTTCCATATGCCGACCTGTACATGAAGTATGTGGAGGGCATTAAGAATTTTGGGGTTCAGGAAGAGAAGGGagaggtgaagaagaagaaaggtggTCTTAAATTGAAGGTTAAGATTGCAAACCCTTCACTGAGGAGGTTGATAAGTGGTGCAATAGCTGGGGCGGTGTCACGGACAGCTGTGGCGCCATTAGAGACCATAAGGACGCATTTGATGGTTGGGAGTAGTGGGAATTCTACTACCGAGGTGTTCAACAATATAATGAAGACTGATGGGTGGAAGGGACTGTTTAGGGGAAATCTTGTCAATGTTATTCGGGTTGCACCGAGCAAGGCAATAGAG CTGTTTGCTTATGATACGGTTAATAAGCGCTTGTCACCGAAACCTGGAGAGCAGCCCAAACTTCCAATTCCTGCCTCGTTAATTGCAGGTGCCTGTGCTGGAGTAAGCTCGACAATTTGCACATACCCCCTGGAGTTACTGAAGACCCGGTTAACCATTCAG AGGGGCGTTTATGATGGCCTTCTTGATGCATTCTTAAAAATAGTGCGAGAAGAGGGACCTGCAGAACTctacagaggtcttgcccctaGTCTTATTGGAGTAATTCCATATGCTGCCACCAATTACTTTGCTTATGACACATTGCGGAAAGCGTATCGCAAGTTTCTCAAGCAGGAGAATATTGGCAACATTGAAACCCTTTTAATTGGATCAGCAGCCGGTGCTATTTCAAGTACTGCAACTTTCCCACTCGAGGTGGCACGCAAACATATGCAGGTGGGAGCCCTGGGTGGAAGGCAGTATACGAATATGCTTCACGCCCTCGCAAGCATACTTGAACACGAAGGGGTTCAGGGTTTATACAGAGGGCTAGGGCCTAGCTGCATGAAGTTGGTGCCTGCAGCAGGGATTTCTTTTATGTGCTATGAAGCATGCAAGAGGATACTGGTAGAGGACAAAGAGGAAGCGTAG